A stretch of the Deinobacterium chartae genome encodes the following:
- a CDS encoding branched-chain amino acid ABC transporter permease → MDVQALLSFLVGVVVSGLVLGFVYAIIALGYTMVYGVLQLINFAHSEVFITGAVVGFEVFRVLATAPINGYLKLIIALLSAMIISGLLNVLIERLAYRPLRNAPRLVPLITAIGVSLILQDLLRILEGFQGRFDLTYTLPQGFSNTFCGSTSSCAAFGSFLSGIGVQLQIKEVILVVVAVLMLALLNYIVNYTRMGRAIRAVAQDRVTAGLMGIDSNRMISLTFLIGGALGGVSGVLFGLKFGTINAYSGFDPGIVAFTAAVLGGIGSIPGAVLGGLVLGVIQNLIGVTNILGSLLGIANLQSIDASYQRIGAFILLVVILIVKPTGLLGRSNTEKV, encoded by the coding sequence TTGGACGTACAGGCTTTACTCTCCTTCCTGGTTGGCGTGGTCGTGAGCGGCCTGGTGCTGGGCTTTGTCTATGCCATCATCGCACTGGGCTATACCATGGTGTACGGCGTCTTGCAGCTGATCAACTTCGCCCACTCGGAAGTGTTCATCACGGGCGCGGTGGTCGGTTTCGAGGTGTTCCGGGTGCTGGCGACCGCACCGATCAACGGCTACCTCAAGCTCATCATCGCGCTGCTGTCGGCGATGATCATCTCCGGGCTGCTCAACGTGCTGATCGAGCGCCTCGCCTACCGCCCGCTGCGCAACGCTCCACGGCTGGTTCCACTGATCACGGCCATCGGCGTCAGCCTGATCCTGCAAGACCTGCTGCGCATCCTCGAGGGCTTCCAGGGACGCTTTGACCTCACCTACACCCTGCCGCAGGGTTTCAGCAACACCTTCTGCGGCAGCACCTCGAGCTGCGCTGCATTCGGCAGCTTTCTGAGCGGCATCGGCGTCCAGCTTCAGATCAAGGAAGTCATCCTGGTGGTGGTGGCGGTACTGATGCTCGCCCTGCTGAACTACATCGTCAACTACACCCGTATGGGCCGCGCCATCCGTGCGGTGGCCCAGGACCGGGTCACGGCGGGCCTGATGGGCATCGACAGCAACCGCATGATCTCGCTGACCTTCCTGATCGGCGGGGCCCTGGGCGGTGTCAGCGGCGTACTGTTCGGCCTGAAGTTCGGCACCATCAACGCTTACAGCGGCTTTGACCCGGGCATTGTGGCCTTTACGGCGGCGGTCCTGGGCGGCATCGGCTCGATTCCGGGGGCGGTACTCGGCGGACTCGTGCTGGGCGTGATCCAGAACCTGATCGGAGTTACCAACATCCTCGGCAGCCTGCTTGGCATTGCCAACTTGCAGAGCATCGACGCCTCCTACCAGCGCATCGGAGCTTTCATCCTGCTGGTCGTGATCCTGATCGTCAAACCGACCGGTCTGCTGGGCCGCTCGAACACGGAGAAGGTATGA
- a CDS encoding branched-chain amino acid ABC transporter substrate-binding protein: protein MKKSGLITLAMVSALSMGSAFAQQTIKIATLTPLSGGQSDLGTQIQNGARLAVNEYKARFAKLGFNLQLVGYDDQADPATGTANARKIAADRSILAVVGTLNSGVAIPASQALAPSRVAMISPANTANSVTDRGLKNMNRIVARDDAQGPAGAQFIINTLKAKKVYVLDDKTAYGEGLASEVDKALKAKGIQVVGREGTEEKSDFSAIISKIQLLKPDAIYFGGIYNQVGVFAKQLREKGVNAPLIGGDGYDSSELLTIAGEGAKGIYFTTVAAPIEALPAAKTFSANYQKTFKKPAQGFGAFGYDAAKVALQGILDAIKTNKNKMPSRAQVETAIRKVKATGLLSGNVEFNSVGDRKAAKMYIMSVGDNLKFKLAETIDVKAPRQ, encoded by the coding sequence ATGAAGAAGTCCGGCCTGATCACTTTGGCTATGGTCAGCGCGCTTTCCATGGGAAGCGCGTTTGCTCAGCAAACGATCAAGATCGCCACCCTCACCCCGCTGTCCGGCGGCCAGTCGGATCTGGGCACCCAGATCCAAAACGGTGCGCGACTGGCGGTAAACGAGTACAAGGCTCGGTTCGCCAAACTCGGCTTCAACCTCCAACTCGTCGGCTACGACGACCAGGCCGACCCGGCCACCGGCACGGCCAACGCCCGCAAGATCGCCGCCGACCGCAGCATCCTCGCGGTTGTAGGCACCCTGAACTCGGGAGTGGCCATTCCCGCCTCGCAGGCTCTGGCACCCAGCCGGGTCGCGATGATCTCCCCGGCCAACACGGCCAACTCGGTCACCGACCGCGGCCTCAAGAACATGAACCGCATCGTCGCCCGCGACGACGCCCAGGGCCCGGCCGGTGCCCAGTTCATCATCAACACCCTCAAGGCCAAGAAGGTCTACGTTCTCGATGACAAGACCGCCTACGGCGAAGGCCTGGCCAGCGAGGTCGACAAAGCACTCAAGGCCAAGGGCATCCAGGTCGTGGGCCGCGAGGGCACCGAAGAGAAAAGCGACTTCAGCGCCATCATCTCCAAGATCCAGCTGCTCAAGCCCGACGCCATCTACTTCGGCGGCATCTACAACCAGGTAGGGGTCTTTGCCAAGCAACTGCGCGAGAAGGGCGTCAACGCCCCGCTGATCGGCGGCGACGGCTACGACAGCAGCGAGCTGCTGACCATCGCCGGAGAAGGTGCCAAGGGCATCTACTTCACCACCGTAGCCGCCCCGATCGAAGCGCTTCCCGCCGCCAAGACCTTCTCCGCCAACTACCAGAAGACCTTCAAGAAGCCTGCCCAGGGCTTCGGCGCCTTCGGCTACGACGCCGCCAAGGTCGCCTTGCAGGGCATCTTGGACGCCATCAAGACCAACAAGAACAAGATGCCCAGCCGCGCACAGGTCGAGACCGCCATCCGCAAGGTCAAGGCCACCGGGCTGCTCTCGGGCAACGTCGAGTTCAACTCGGTCGGTGACCGCAAGGCCGCCAAGATGTACATCATGAGCGTCGGCGACAACCTCAAGTTCAAGCTGGCCGAAACGATCGACGTGAAGGCCCCGCGCCAGTAA
- a CDS encoding AAC(3) family N-acetyltransferase translates to MLNLFRRAVNVRQSDLEDALALLGLDGSQHVIAHASLSAFGHVEGGAPAMLRALRNRSATLVMPAFSYYTLVWPEQYRAADWPRPTPSATGHFHRYSRVSSDIGRVPLALVDDPVALRSDHPALSFVATGERAAEVLAAQSLECPYAPIGALYDLDGYVLLMGVDHKSNTTVHYGEYLAGQVLLPRYVRVGAEVRETFFPNCSAAFDRLAPYLEGNGRGGRTLQLERGRIGLYPVREVVDATVRLLQRDPEALLCRYASCRCQEVRARVRKQGLHPRSHRIGPAALLGKTSR, encoded by the coding sequence GTGCTCAACCTGTTTCGCCGCGCCGTGAACGTGCGCCAGTCGGACCTCGAGGATGCGTTGGCGCTGCTCGGCCTCGATGGCTCCCAGCACGTGATCGCCCACGCTTCGCTGTCCGCCTTCGGGCATGTCGAGGGCGGGGCCCCGGCCATGCTGCGCGCGCTGCGAAACCGCAGCGCCACCCTGGTGATGCCGGCGTTCAGCTACTACACCCTGGTGTGGCCCGAACAGTACCGCGCGGCCGACTGGCCTCGCCCCACACCGTCGGCCACCGGACACTTTCATCGCTACAGCCGGGTCTCGAGCGATATCGGCCGCGTTCCGCTCGCCCTGGTCGATGACCCGGTGGCCCTGCGCTCGGACCACCCGGCCCTGTCGTTCGTGGCGACCGGAGAACGCGCCGCCGAGGTGCTCGCCGCCCAGAGCCTCGAGTGCCCCTACGCCCCGATCGGGGCGCTGTACGATCTGGACGGCTACGTGCTGCTGATGGGCGTGGACCACAAATCCAACACCACCGTGCACTACGGCGAGTACCTCGCGGGTCAGGTGCTGTTGCCGCGCTACGTGCGGGTGGGCGCTGAGGTGCGCGAAACCTTCTTCCCCAACTGTTCGGCCGCCTTTGATCGTCTGGCCCCCTACCTCGAGGGCAACGGCAGAGGAGGCCGCACCTTGCAGCTCGAGCGGGGCCGGATCGGGCTGTACCCGGTGCGCGAGGTGGTGGACGCGACCGTGCGCCTGCTGCAGCGCGATCCGGAGGCGTTGCTGTGCCGCTACGCTTCATGCCGCTGCCAGGAGGTGCGGGCGCGGGTGCGAAAACAGGGTCTGCACCCGCGTTCGCACCGGATCGGCCCCGCCGCCCTGCTGGGAAAAACGTCGCGCTAA
- a CDS encoding YcjF family protein, whose product MLPLLKQILDNFNFKVNSAQTPEQNAEEVTRAAALLSAAVAVEPIPFADMVLITPIQMKMVMHIGLIYGFELSPSRIRQLVAELGATFAYGMLARQVMRGVAKIVAPAVGGVLTAPMVYGWTFALGKLAESYFRAQLSGEKFGALERRRLASRAMEQARTLATPQVLSEFAQSLRERVQGKKDTGVQALPPVASSESKDQGESRSAPEPSATGSESEVRR is encoded by the coding sequence ATGCTACCGCTGCTGAAACAGATCCTGGATAACTTTAACTTCAAGGTGAACAGCGCTCAGACTCCCGAGCAGAACGCCGAAGAGGTCACCCGCGCCGCCGCGCTGCTCTCGGCGGCGGTTGCGGTCGAGCCGATCCCGTTTGCCGACATGGTCTTGATCACTCCGATCCAGATGAAGATGGTCATGCACATCGGTCTGATCTACGGCTTCGAGCTGTCCCCCTCGAGGATCCGGCAACTGGTGGCCGAGCTGGGAGCCACCTTTGCCTACGGCATGCTCGCGCGGCAGGTGATGCGCGGGGTGGCCAAGATCGTAGCCCCGGCGGTGGGCGGAGTACTTACCGCCCCGATGGTGTACGGCTGGACCTTCGCGCTGGGCAAGCTGGCCGAGAGTTACTTCCGCGCCCAGCTCTCCGGCGAGAAATTCGGTGCGCTGGAGCGCCGCCGCCTGGCCAGCCGCGCCATGGAGCAGGCCAGGACCCTGGCGACCCCGCAGGTGCTGAGCGAGTTTGCCCAGAGCCTGCGCGAGCGCGTACAGGGTAAAAAGGACACGGGCGTGCAGGCCCTGCCCCCGGTGGCGTCTTCGGAATCCAAGGACCAGGGCGAGTCCCGCAGCGCGCCCGAGCCGTCTGCGACCGGGTCGGAGAGCGAAGTGCGCCGCTGA
- the glnA gene encoding type I glutamate--ammonia ligase translates to MAHTRESILAALTEQDVKFLRLQFTDVLGTIKNIELPTSQFEKALDGEIMFDGSSIEGFTRIEESDMLLKPDYNTFLIFPQFSQEESARGRVARLICDVSLPDGSPFQGDPRQILRRQIERAASMGFEMFAGPEPEFFLFERTEKGEPTTITNDEAGYFDLAPIDRGERIRREITNALVNMGFEIEAAHHEVAPGQHEIDFKYAPALETADAIATFKFVVKRVALEYGLHASFMPKPVAGINGSGMHCHLSLFKDGKNAFYDENGDNQLSDTALAFIAGLLEHADGMVAITNPLVNSYKRLVPGYEAPINIAWSASNRSAMIRIPARRGVGTRAELRMPDPACNPYLALAVMLAAGLDGIEKGLTPPPAIQRNIYHMTVREKRRHRIRELPGDLNEAVTALENDSLMRNVLGEHAFSHFVEAKRQEWKEYSAVVHKWEHERYLANI, encoded by the coding sequence ATGGCTCACACCCGTGAAAGCATCCTGGCAGCCCTGACCGAGCAGGACGTCAAGTTCCTGCGTCTGCAGTTCACCGACGTGCTCGGCACCATCAAGAACATCGAGCTGCCCACCAGCCAGTTCGAGAAGGCCTTAGACGGCGAGATCATGTTCGACGGCTCCTCGATCGAAGGATTTACCCGCATCGAAGAGTCGGACATGCTGCTCAAGCCCGACTACAACACCTTCTTGATCTTCCCGCAGTTCTCGCAGGAAGAGAGCGCCCGTGGCCGCGTCGCGCGCTTGATCTGCGACGTCAGCCTGCCCGACGGCAGCCCGTTCCAGGGTGATCCGCGCCAGATCCTGCGCCGCCAGATCGAGCGCGCCGCCAGCATGGGCTTCGAGATGTTCGCCGGACCCGAGCCGGAATTCTTCCTGTTCGAGCGCACCGAGAAGGGCGAGCCCACCACCATCACCAACGACGAGGCCGGTTACTTCGACCTCGCCCCGATCGACCGCGGCGAGCGCATTCGCCGCGAGATCACCAACGCCCTGGTGAACATGGGCTTTGAGATCGAGGCCGCGCACCACGAAGTGGCCCCCGGCCAGCACGAGATCGACTTCAAGTACGCCCCCGCCCTCGAGACCGCCGACGCCATCGCCACCTTCAAGTTCGTGGTGAAGCGCGTGGCCCTCGAGTACGGACTGCACGCCTCGTTCATGCCCAAGCCGGTCGCAGGCATCAACGGCAGCGGCATGCACTGCCACCTGTCGCTGTTCAAAGACGGCAAGAACGCCTTCTACGACGAGAACGGGGATAACCAGCTGTCCGATACTGCACTGGCCTTCATCGCCGGTCTGCTCGAGCACGCCGACGGCATGGTGGCCATCACCAACCCGCTGGTTAACTCGTACAAGCGCCTGGTGCCCGGTTACGAGGCTCCGATCAACATCGCCTGGAGCGCATCGAACCGCTCGGCCATGATCCGCATCCCCGCCCGCCGCGGCGTGGGCACCCGTGCCGAGCTGCGCATGCCCGACCCCGCCTGCAACCCCTACCTGGCGCTGGCTGTGATGCTCGCCGCCGGCTTAGACGGCATCGAGAAGGGCCTCACCCCGCCCCCGGCCATTCAGCGCAACATCTACCACATGACCGTACGTGAGAAGCGCCGCCACCGCATCCGCGAGCTGCCCGGCGACCTGAACGAGGCCGTGACCGCCCTCGAGAACGACTCGCTGATGCGCAACGTTCTGGGCGAGCACGCTTTCAGCCACTTCGTCGAGGCCAAGCGCCAGGAGTGGAAGGAGTACTCGGCCGTGGTCCACAAGTGGGAGCACGAGCGCTACCTCGCCAACATCTGA
- a CDS encoding CHAD domain-containing protein, which yields MKWAKRLETYWANLEAGQPKAVHEVRKLTRRAQADLRAVGGPKKIQRAWRSLRRTIAPIRDWDAVGEHLRHGLEELGATEAELARFDEAWASERLHRWAYVILPAPPPPFEHPGDWRERVRETLKDDWQDLKREAKRVLESSEYAAWHEWRKHLKRYRYTLELVDDPPEELLDLLQALGRMQDAQVASEMLRDPATPVPDAYRDRLLAREAAATEQAAAQVRDLWKACKKSAP from the coding sequence ATGAAGTGGGCCAAGCGCCTCGAAACGTACTGGGCCAACCTCGAGGCCGGACAGCCCAAGGCGGTCCACGAGGTCCGCAAGCTGACCCGCCGCGCGCAGGCGGACCTGCGCGCGGTCGGCGGCCCCAAGAAGATCCAGCGTGCCTGGCGCAGCTTGCGCCGCACCATTGCCCCGATTCGTGACTGGGACGCGGTAGGTGAACACCTGCGCCACGGCCTCGAGGAGCTGGGAGCCACCGAGGCCGAGCTCGCGCGCTTTGACGAGGCTTGGGCCAGCGAGCGCCTGCACCGCTGGGCCTACGTGATTCTGCCGGCCCCGCCGCCTCCGTTCGAACACCCGGGCGACTGGCGCGAGCGGGTGCGCGAGACGCTCAAGGACGACTGGCAGGACCTCAAGCGCGAAGCCAAGCGCGTGCTCGAGTCGAGCGAGTATGCCGCGTGGCACGAGTGGCGCAAGCACCTCAAGCGCTACCGCTACACCCTGGAACTGGTAGATGACCCGCCGGAGGAACTGTTGGACCTGCTCCAAGCCCTGGGACGCATGCAAGATGCCCAGGTGGCCAGCGAGATGCTGCGCGATCCCGCGACCCCGGTTCCTGACGCTTACCGCGACCGCCTGCTGGCCCGCGAGGCCGCCGCGACCGAACAGGCGGCGGCCCAGGTGCGGGATCTGTGGAAGGCGTGCAAGAAAAGCGCGCCCTGA
- the cysS gene encoding cysteine--tRNA ligase: MSQGEALYVFDTLTRSKREFVPATPGHVGMYLCGPTVYSDAHIGHAKNQVAFDVVRRFLMYKGYRVRFVSNVTDVGHLVDDADEGEDKIARRAALERLEPMEVADKYYWRFFDDMGRLGVLRPDVTPRATGHIPEQIALIEELIRTGHAYEVDGNVYFSVRSFEPYGKLSGRNLDELEVGTREDVREEKRDPRDFALWKRAEHGHLMRWDSPWGVGFPGWHIECSAMSLKYLGDGFDIHAGGLDLQFPHHEAEIAQAEAAGHGFARYWLHNNMLTIGGEKMSKSKGNFLTLRDLLAEHDPMVVRFLLVSSHYRSVTEFNEEAFAAASSGYARLRDALRELERRLESAPPGRHPLLEDAVAAQTRAFEAAMNDDFNTPEAIAALFNLTREVNTALAGEVGRETLEAAIGAYRRLGGGVLGLFNEQEAGGVNPQLLDTLFELVLEARQSYRLNKQFDKSDALRKRLSELGVTLEDTPQGTRWKLS, encoded by the coding sequence ATGAGCCAAGGCGAAGCGCTGTACGTTTTCGATACCCTCACGCGCAGCAAACGCGAGTTTGTTCCGGCCACCCCCGGCCATGTGGGCATGTACCTGTGCGGCCCTACGGTGTACAGCGACGCGCACATCGGCCACGCCAAGAACCAGGTGGCTTTCGACGTGGTGCGGCGTTTTTTGATGTACAAGGGCTACCGGGTGCGTTTCGTGTCCAACGTGACCGACGTGGGCCACCTGGTGGACGACGCCGACGAGGGCGAGGACAAGATCGCGCGCCGTGCGGCCCTCGAGCGCCTCGAGCCGATGGAGGTGGCCGACAAGTACTACTGGCGCTTTTTCGATGACATGGGCCGCCTGGGCGTCTTGCGCCCCGACGTAACCCCGCGTGCCACCGGGCACATCCCCGAGCAGATCGCGCTGATCGAGGAGCTGATTCGGACCGGGCACGCCTACGAGGTGGACGGCAACGTCTACTTCTCGGTGCGCTCTTTTGAACCGTACGGCAAGCTCTCGGGCCGCAACCTTGACGAACTCGAGGTGGGGACCCGCGAGGACGTGCGCGAAGAGAAGCGGGACCCGCGCGACTTCGCGCTGTGGAAGCGTGCCGAGCACGGACACCTGATGCGCTGGGACAGCCCCTGGGGCGTGGGTTTTCCGGGTTGGCACATCGAGTGCTCGGCCATGAGCCTCAAGTACCTCGGCGACGGCTTTGACATTCACGCTGGCGGCCTCGACCTGCAGTTCCCGCACCACGAGGCCGAGATCGCCCAGGCCGAGGCGGCCGGGCACGGCTTCGCGCGCTACTGGTTGCACAACAACATGCTGACCATCGGCGGCGAGAAGATGAGCAAGTCCAAGGGGAACTTCTTGACCCTGCGCGACCTGCTCGCCGAGCACGATCCGATGGTGGTGCGCTTCTTGCTGGTGTCCAGCCACTACCGCTCGGTCACCGAGTTCAACGAGGAGGCGTTCGCGGCCGCCTCGAGCGGCTACGCCCGCCTGCGCGACGCGCTGCGCGAACTCGAGCGCCGCCTCGAGTCGGCCCCTCCGGGCCGCCACCCGCTGCTCGAGGACGCGGTCGCCGCGCAGACTCGCGCCTTCGAGGCGGCGATGAACGATGACTTTAATACCCCCGAGGCCATCGCGGCCCTGTTTAACCTCACCCGGGAAGTGAACACCGCGCTGGCCGGTGAGGTGGGCCGTGAGACCCTCGAGGCGGCCATCGGCGCCTACCGCAGGCTGGGCGGCGGGGTGCTGGGTCTTTTCAACGAGCAGGAAGCGGGCGGTGTGAACCCGCAACTGCTCGATACCCTGTTCGAGCTGGTACTCGAGGCCCGGCAGAGCTACCGCCTCAACAAACAGTTCGACAAGAGCGACGCGCTGCGCAAGCGGCTGAGCGAGCTGGGCGTCACCCTCGAGGACACCCCGCAGGGTACGCGCTGGAAGCTGAGCTGA
- a CDS encoding cation:proton antiporter: MTWLHASVLLTFVFGGQALAAAEAETGGILLQLFYLIAAAVVGGWLFSRLRLPAVVGQVLAGVVVGPSVLGVALPSDFNRALAELGAIFLLFMVGLETRFSDLLKVGKEALIVAVLGIAFPMIGGYIFGAFQGYDSIVALFIGTALVATSVGITAKVLQEMGVLNTVYAQIILGAAVIDDILGLTILAVVSGLGAGEGFSGSKLLSTLGLSIGFVVAVLALGIPLLTRIRPALKRVALGNSFGVVLAVGLGLAGLAAQAGLAPIIGAFLAGMVLSEVKDEYDFENKVRAIEAFLAPIFFAVVGMQLNLALLGSGPVLIGGLLLSAIAVLGKLIGGYLGALSRGKRDAVVVGVGMVPRGEVGLIVANIGLGLGVVTQTVYAEVLLMVMVTTLVAPIALRALVPAPPVASGVKT, translated from the coding sequence ATGACCTGGCTACACGCATCTGTTCTTCTGACGTTCGTTTTCGGCGGCCAGGCCCTGGCCGCAGCCGAAGCGGAAACGGGCGGCATCCTGCTTCAGCTCTTTTATCTGATCGCCGCCGCCGTGGTGGGCGGCTGGCTGTTCTCGCGCCTGCGCCTTCCCGCAGTGGTGGGTCAGGTGCTGGCCGGGGTGGTGGTAGGCCCCTCGGTGCTGGGCGTGGCACTCCCCAGCGATTTCAACCGCGCCCTGGCCGAACTCGGGGCCATTTTTCTGCTGTTCATGGTGGGCCTGGAGACCCGTTTCTCCGATCTGCTCAAGGTCGGTAAGGAAGCGCTGATCGTGGCGGTGCTGGGTATCGCGTTCCCGATGATCGGCGGCTACATTTTCGGGGCTTTCCAGGGTTACGACAGCATCGTCGCGCTGTTTATCGGGACCGCGCTGGTAGCCACCTCGGTGGGTATTACCGCCAAGGTGCTGCAGGAGATGGGAGTTCTTAATACCGTCTATGCCCAGATCATCCTGGGCGCGGCGGTCATCGACGACATCCTGGGGCTCACCATCTTGGCGGTGGTCAGCGGCCTGGGCGCAGGCGAGGGCTTTTCGGGCTCCAAGCTGCTCTCCACCCTGGGCCTCTCGATCGGCTTCGTGGTGGCGGTGCTGGCCCTGGGTATCCCGCTGCTGACCCGCATCCGCCCGGCCCTCAAACGCGTGGCCCTGGGCAACTCCTTTGGGGTGGTACTGGCCGTGGGCCTGGGCCTGGCCGGCCTGGCCGCCCAGGCCGGTCTGGCCCCGATCATCGGCGCTTTCCTGGCAGGCATGGTGCTCTCGGAAGTCAAAGACGAGTACGACTTCGAGAACAAGGTGCGCGCCATCGAGGCCTTCTTGGCCCCGATCTTCTTTGCGGTGGTCGGCATGCAGCTCAATCTGGCCCTGCTGGGAAGCGGTCCTGTCCTGATCGGCGGCCTGCTGCTGAGTGCGATCGCGGTGCTGGGCAAGCTGATCGGCGGCTACCTGGGGGCTCTGTCGCGCGGCAAGCGGGACGCGGTCGTAGTCGGCGTGGGCATGGTTCCTCGAGGCGAGGTGGGCCTGATCGTGGCGAACATCGGTCTGGGTCTGGGTGTGGTGACCCAGACCGTGTACGCCGAGGTGCTGCTGATGGTGATGGTCACGACCCTGGTGGCCCCGATTGCGCTGCGGGCCCTGGTGCCCGCGCCGCCCGTGGCCTCCGGCGTCAAAACCTGA
- a CDS encoding branched-chain amino acid ABC transporter permease: MSAPTSVRPPDRTALLLTIAAVTSLLMLVSQHSEWLAALPAGLQNILGNSLVRSLVLTLFLANLLFAYRWRAQTWAKLLIGTVCLLLILPWAGRDNSAVFDLAIQIGIFAALSLGLNIVVGLAGLLDLGYIAFFAVGAYVWSIVGSGQLSKILTYYGANSGGAGTGSLLLGLLITLATAASLLWIRRQKGARTRLASFSFALAAFGLVAGLVLVARSIMVLAAPQAAALSSGINGNFFWLFLALAVLAAAIVGILIGLPVLRLKGDYLAIITLGLGEVIRVLANNLTLYTNGSQGITPIGSAPVPWLDAIAAQLGFSEDQYNLLFLYLLVLVLIGIIIMVNIRLDRSRIGRAWIAIREDEVAAQAMGVPLVRTKLIAFATGASFAGAMGMIFAAKQTFVSPESFILNESIGVLSMVILGGMGSIPGVILGAAVVTILKLSVLPSLGEITATLNLPQQVNPNQLQRLIFGTILVLMMLFRPEGLLPSRRQAMVLHEGEEDNAPSASSIGADSERDATAEPYSAGEATRKDDERTGGER; the protein is encoded by the coding sequence ATGAGCGCCCCCACCTCCGTCCGTCCGCCGGACCGCACCGCCTTGCTGCTGACCATCGCGGCGGTCACCAGCCTGCTGATGCTGGTCTCGCAGCACAGCGAATGGCTCGCGGCCCTGCCCGCCGGACTTCAGAACATTCTGGGCAACTCGCTGGTCCGCTCGCTGGTGCTGACCCTGTTCCTGGCCAACTTGCTGTTCGCCTACCGCTGGCGCGCCCAAACCTGGGCCAAGCTCCTGATCGGCACGGTCTGCTTGCTGTTGATCTTGCCCTGGGCCGGACGCGACAACTCCGCGGTCTTTGACCTTGCCATCCAGATCGGCATCTTCGCAGCCCTGTCGCTGGGTCTTAACATCGTAGTTGGGCTGGCTGGCCTGCTCGACCTGGGCTACATCGCCTTCTTCGCGGTGGGTGCTTACGTATGGAGCATCGTCGGCAGTGGCCAGCTGAGCAAGATCCTCACCTACTACGGTGCCAACAGCGGCGGGGCCGGCACCGGCAGCCTGCTGCTGGGGCTGCTCATCACCCTGGCCACTGCGGCCAGCTTGCTGTGGATCCGACGCCAGAAAGGAGCGCGCACGCGACTCGCCTCGTTCAGCTTCGCGCTGGCCGCCTTCGGGCTGGTGGCGGGGCTGGTGCTGGTTGCCCGCTCGATCATGGTCCTTGCCGCTCCGCAGGCCGCCGCTCTGAGCAGCGGCATCAACGGCAACTTCTTCTGGCTGTTCCTGGCGCTGGCCGTGCTGGCCGCTGCCATCGTGGGCATATTGATCGGCTTGCCGGTGCTGCGCCTCAAGGGCGACTACCTGGCGATCATCACCCTGGGTCTGGGCGAGGTCATCCGCGTACTCGCCAACAACCTGACCCTGTACACCAACGGATCACAGGGCATCACCCCCATCGGCAGTGCCCCGGTTCCCTGGCTCGACGCCATCGCCGCCCAGCTGGGCTTCAGCGAGGACCAGTACAACCTGCTCTTCTTATACCTGCTGGTGTTGGTCCTCATCGGCATCATCATCATGGTCAACATCCGCCTGGACCGCTCGCGCATCGGTCGCGCCTGGATCGCCATCCGCGAGGACGAGGTGGCCGCGCAGGCCATGGGCGTACCGCTGGTCCGCACCAAGCTGATCGCCTTCGCCACCGGAGCGAGTTTCGCCGGGGCCATGGGTATGATCTTCGCCGCCAAACAGACCTTCGTGAGCCCCGAGAGCTTTATCCTCAACGAATCCATCGGCGTGCTCAGCATGGTGATCCTGGGCGGCATGGGCAGCATTCCCGGCGTGATCCTGGGTGCTGCGGTGGTCACCATCCTCAAGCTCAGCGTGCTTCCTTCGCTGGGCGAGATCACCGCCACCCTCAACCTGCCGCAGCAGGTCAACCCCAACCAGCTCCAGCGCCTGATCTTCGGCACGATCTTGGTGCTGATGATGCTGTTCAGGCCCGAGGGCCTGCTGCCCAGCCGCCGTCAGGCGATGGTGCTGCACGAGGGCGAGGAGGACAACGCTCCGTCGGCCAGCTCGATCGGTGCCGATAGCGAACGCGACGCGACGGCCGAACCCTACTCGGCGGGCGAGGCCACCCGCAAGGACGATGAGCGCACCGGAGGTGAGCGCTGA